Proteins encoded together in one Pseudoroseomonas cervicalis window:
- a CDS encoding TRAP transporter substrate-binding protein, translating to MLPRLAARLRSLRPALLLAGAALAALPGPGLPGAARPAAAQPAQPPAPTHAPAPAPAPGRNGLPPGLGALHAAPARPAAPGEPVQLKVVGGLANVAQYTRYEEPFWRRRIAELTHGRVVAEIAPFDRAGFRAEEMLPLMRLGVVPFGTALVAVVSSEEPEFNAVDLPGLNPDIATLRQTVRLYRPHLQQLLRERYGIELLAVYTYPAQVTWCSRPFSGLADLAGRRIRTSSVGQAELFEALGATSVVIPFAEVVSALRAGVVECAVTGTLSGNTVGLHEVTSHIHAMALTWGVSIFAANQAAWEALPEDVRRSLRAGLADLERDIWDAAERETGEGLDCATGRPGCTSGRPGRMTLVPVTPADIERRRALLTSTVLPRWVDRCGADCTRAWNTYLGPSLGIMARGD from the coding sequence ATGCTGCCAAGGCTTGCCGCCCGACTGCGCTCCCTTCGCCCGGCCCTGCTGCTGGCCGGCGCGGCGCTCGCCGCCCTGCCGGGGCCCGGGCTACCCGGTGCCGCGCGCCCCGCCGCAGCGCAGCCGGCCCAGCCTCCTGCGCCGACACATGCCCCTGCCCCCGCACCCGCGCCCGGCCGCAACGGCCTGCCGCCGGGGCTGGGCGCGCTGCACGCCGCCCCCGCGCGCCCCGCGGCGCCGGGCGAGCCGGTGCAGCTCAAGGTGGTGGGCGGGCTGGCCAATGTCGCCCAGTACACCCGCTATGAGGAGCCCTTCTGGCGCCGCCGCATCGCCGAGCTGACGCATGGCCGGGTGGTGGCGGAGATCGCGCCCTTCGACCGCGCCGGCTTCCGCGCCGAGGAGATGCTGCCGCTGATGCGGCTCGGCGTCGTGCCCTTCGGCACCGCCCTCGTCGCCGTCGTCTCCAGTGAGGAGCCGGAGTTCAACGCCGTCGACCTGCCCGGGCTGAACCCGGACATCGCCACGCTGCGCCAGACGGTGCGGCTGTACCGGCCGCATCTGCAGCAGCTGCTGCGCGAGCGCTACGGCATCGAGCTGCTGGCGGTCTACACCTATCCCGCCCAGGTCACCTGGTGCTCGCGCCCCTTCTCGGGGCTGGCCGATCTCGCCGGGCGGCGCATCCGCACCTCCTCGGTCGGCCAGGCCGAGCTGTTCGAGGCGCTGGGCGCCACCTCCGTCGTCATCCCCTTCGCCGAGGTGGTGTCGGCACTGCGCGCGGGCGTGGTGGAATGCGCCGTCACCGGCACGCTCTCCGGCAACACCGTCGGGCTGCATGAGGTGACCAGCCATATCCACGCCATGGCGCTGACCTGGGGCGTGTCGATCTTCGCCGCCAACCAGGCCGCCTGGGAGGCGCTGCCGGAGGATGTGCGGCGCAGCCTGCGCGCCGGCCTCGCCGATCTCGAGCGCGACATCTGGGACGCGGCCGAGCGCGAGACCGGCGAGGGGCTGGACTGCGCCACCGGCCGGCCCGGCTGCACCAGCGGCCGGCCGGGGCGGATGACGCTGGTGCCGGTGACGCCGGCCGATATCGAGCGCCGCCGCGCGCTGCTGACCAGCACCGTGCTGCCGCGCTGGGTCGATCGCTGCGGCGCCGACTGCACCCGGGCCTGGAACACCTATCTCGGCCCCAGCCTCGGCATCATGGCCCGCGGCGACTGA
- a CDS encoding response regulator has product MQQFRRIRLAILLAAVALLAGQWFATSLLVGRAREAAIGSATDTVNRIARAVEASLNRNLVQVDAMLAGLPAILAPLSSAGRLDQGAVSRVLRELNNQNFTFRDVLLIGPDGMPVATGLAVSRRRPLPFALEGAFVETAPRAGAVLIGGPFRNPATGEWSLFMARRVVLPEFGQLLAVAELPVPVIGSLLAVGGEGAGLRITLERDDGTLLASLPHDETRIGTRLSPTLARRIDEVGPNSVVEVQSRFDNDRALSAVRPLLYPALSLSASMKMATALADWEKERVRALAISLAFAALVAALAAALILALRQRERIEAERTRWRAMLENALDSMTDGFVMWDANDRLVACNARYKDFYQVSAPFIEPGAHFDDIMREGFYRGQYPQAGEDLDAFLAEMRRWHRGDNPPMERLLPDGRWVLITERATPGGGTVGIRTDITELKRAMQELAGARDAAAAAGEAKSQFLARMSHELRTPLNGILGFAQVLLNDPRLAPDQREQLRVLHEASRHLLELVNGLLDLSKIAAGKLELQPLPTALAPLLERSATLLAPEVQRKSLHFVLDLAPDLPPAVLVDATRLRQLLLNLLSNAVKFTPGGGRVTLRARSLGDGPGIRLEVEDTGPGVPAEQRHLLFRDFVQLASPIAMPHEIGIGTGLGLSIAAQLAELMGGRIGYEGGRQEGAAGPGSIFWVELPLPPAALPEAEPAEPRAAPARLPQPGALPLQVLVVDDVPANRLVARAMLTSAGHHVTCVEDGAAALAAVQQGSYDLVLMDLQMPVMDGLEATRRIRALPAPRGKVPVLAVTASAMPEQVEACRMAGMDGHLAKPIDRETLLRMVRQFAEARPAGAAPPPREPEAGPAPPLLDAAAGQALMADLGASAAAVLTEFVAELERGRDSLQALSATPETGQLRATVHRLLGVARTMGARRLARALEEIQRAVAQGQPTAEPLQRARQALEETLPALRNWLARQGGAETG; this is encoded by the coding sequence ATGCAGCAGTTCCGACGCATCCGTCTGGCGATCCTGCTGGCGGCGGTGGCGCTGCTGGCGGGGCAGTGGTTCGCCACCTCCCTGCTGGTCGGTCGCGCGCGGGAGGCCGCGATCGGCAGCGCCACCGACACGGTCAACCGCATCGCCCGCGCCGTCGAGGCCTCGCTGAACCGCAACCTGGTGCAGGTCGACGCCATGCTGGCCGGGCTGCCGGCGATCCTGGCGCCGCTCTCCAGCGCCGGGCGGCTGGACCAGGGCGCGGTCAGCCGGGTGCTGCGCGAGCTGAACAACCAGAACTTCACCTTCCGCGACGTGCTGCTGATCGGCCCGGACGGCATGCCGGTGGCGACCGGCCTCGCCGTCTCCCGCCGCCGCCCGCTGCCCTTCGCGCTGGAGGGCGCCTTCGTCGAGACCGCGCCGCGCGCCGGCGCCGTGCTGATCGGCGGGCCCTTCCGCAACCCGGCCACCGGCGAATGGTCGCTGTTCATGGCGCGCCGCGTGGTGCTGCCGGAATTCGGCCAGCTGCTGGCGGTGGCCGAGCTGCCGGTGCCGGTGATCGGCTCGCTGCTGGCGGTGGGCGGCGAAGGTGCCGGCCTGCGCATCACGCTGGAGCGCGACGACGGCACGCTGCTGGCCAGCCTGCCGCATGACGAGACGCGCATCGGCACGCGGCTGAGCCCGACGCTCGCCCGCCGCATCGACGAGGTCGGGCCGAACAGCGTGGTCGAGGTGCAGAGCCGCTTCGACAATGACCGCGCCCTCTCGGCGGTGCGGCCGCTGCTCTATCCGGCGCTGTCGCTGTCGGCCAGCATGAAGATGGCGACCGCCCTCGCCGACTGGGAGAAGGAGCGGGTCCGCGCCCTGGCGATCAGCCTGGCCTTCGCCGCGCTGGTGGCGGCGCTGGCGGCGGCGCTGATCCTGGCGCTGCGCCAGCGCGAACGCATCGAGGCCGAGCGCACCCGCTGGCGCGCCATGCTGGAGAATGCGCTGGATTCCATGACGGACGGCTTCGTCATGTGGGACGCCAATGACCGGCTGGTGGCGTGCAATGCGCGCTACAAGGATTTCTACCAGGTCAGCGCGCCCTTCATCGAGCCCGGCGCGCATTTCGACGACATCATGCGGGAGGGCTTCTATCGCGGCCAGTACCCGCAGGCCGGCGAGGATCTGGACGCCTTCCTGGCCGAGATGCGGCGCTGGCACCGCGGCGACAACCCGCCGATGGAGCGGCTGCTGCCGGATGGCCGCTGGGTGCTGATCACCGAGCGGGCGACGCCGGGCGGCGGCACGGTGGGCATCCGCACCGACATCACCGAGCTGAAGCGCGCCATGCAGGAGCTGGCCGGGGCGCGCGACGCCGCCGCCGCCGCCGGCGAGGCGAAGAGCCAGTTCCTGGCGCGGATGAGCCATGAGCTGCGCACCCCGCTGAACGGCATCCTCGGCTTCGCCCAGGTGCTGCTGAACGACCCGCGCCTGGCGCCCGACCAGCGCGAGCAGCTGCGTGTGCTGCACGAGGCCTCGCGCCACCTGCTCGAGCTGGTGAACGGGCTGCTCGACCTGTCCAAGATCGCCGCCGGCAAGCTGGAGCTGCAGCCGCTGCCGACCGCGCTGGCGCCGCTGCTGGAGCGCAGCGCCACGCTGCTGGCGCCCGAGGTGCAGCGCAAATCGCTGCATTTCGTGCTCGACCTGGCGCCGGACCTGCCGCCGGCGGTGCTGGTGGATGCGACGCGGCTGCGCCAGCTGCTGCTGAACCTACTGTCCAATGCGGTGAAGTTCACGCCCGGCGGCGGCCGCGTCACGCTGCGCGCCCGCAGCCTGGGCGATGGCCCGGGCATCCGCCTGGAGGTCGAGGATACCGGCCCCGGCGTGCCGGCCGAGCAGCGCCACCTGCTGTTCCGCGATTTCGTGCAGCTGGCGAGCCCGATCGCCATGCCGCATGAGATCGGCATCGGCACCGGGCTCGGCCTGTCCATCGCGGCGCAGCTGGCCGAGCTGATGGGCGGGCGCATCGGCTATGAGGGTGGGCGGCAGGAGGGCGCGGCGGGCCCGGGCTCGATCTTCTGGGTCGAGCTGCCGCTGCCGCCCGCCGCCCTGCCCGAGGCCGAGCCGGCCGAGCCGCGCGCCGCGCCGGCGCGGCTGCCGCAGCCCGGCGCCCTGCCGCTGCAGGTGCTGGTGGTCGACGACGTGCCGGCCAACCGGCTGGTGGCGCGCGCCATGCTGACCAGTGCCGGCCACCATGTCACCTGCGTCGAGGATGGCGCGGCGGCGCTCGCCGCCGTGCAGCAGGGCAGCTACGACCTGGTGCTGATGGATCTGCAGATGCCGGTGATGGACGGGCTGGAGGCGACGCGCCGCATCCGCGCCCTGCCCGCCCCGCGCGGCAAGGTGCCGGTGCTGGCGGTGACCGCCTCGGCCATGCCGGAGCAGGTGGAGGCCTGCCGCATGGCCGGCATGGATGGCCATCTGGCCAAGCCGATCGACCGCGAGACGCTGCTGCGCATGGTGCGGCAATTCGCCGAGGCGCGCCCCGCCGGCGCCGCCCCGCCGCCGCGCGAGCCCGAGGCCGGCCCCGCCCCGCCGCTGCTGGACGCCGCCGCCGGCCAGGCGCTGATGGCCGATCTCGGCGCCTCCGCCGCCGCGGTGCTGACCGAGTTCGTGGCCGAGCTGGAGCGCGGGCGGGACAGCCTGCAGGCGCTCTCCGCCACGCCGGAGACCGGGCAGCTGCGCGCCACGGTGCACCGGCTGCTGGGGGTCGCGCGCACCATGGGGGCGCGCCGGCTGGCGCGGGCGCTGGAGGAGATCCAGCGCGCCGTGGCGCAGGGCCAGCCCACCGCCGAGCCGCTGCAGCGCGCCCGCCAGGCGCTGGAGGAGACGCTGCCGGCGCTGCGCAACTGGCTGGCGCGGCAGGGCGGCGCCGAGACCGGCTGA
- a CDS encoding AAA family ATPase, producing the protein MSARFVVLSGCSGGGKSTLLAELARRGHAVVAEPGRRIVQAELQGRGAALPWVDLAAFARRAIDLALADRAAMRGQPGWVFFDRGLVDAAAALEHATGEPALERLGRAHRYHGTVFLTPPWPALYAEDAERRHGLAEAMEEHARLQRAYARLGYRLLALPRTGVAARAEALLRALGAA; encoded by the coding sequence ATGAGCGCGCGTTTCGTGGTGCTGTCCGGCTGTTCCGGCGGCGGCAAATCCACCCTGCTGGCGGAGCTGGCGCGGCGCGGCCATGCCGTGGTGGCGGAGCCGGGCCGGCGCATCGTGCAGGCGGAGCTGCAGGGCCGCGGCGCCGCGCTGCCCTGGGTCGATCTCGCCGCCTTCGCCCGCCGCGCCATCGACCTGGCGCTGGCCGACCGCGCGGCGATGCGGGGCCAGCCGGGCTGGGTGTTCTTCGACCGCGGCCTGGTCGATGCCGCCGCGGCGCTGGAGCATGCCACGGGGGAGCCGGCGCTGGAGCGGCTGGGCCGGGCGCATCGCTACCACGGCACCGTCTTCCTCACCCCGCCCTGGCCGGCGCTCTATGCCGAGGATGCCGAGCGCCGGCACGGTCTGGCGGAGGCGATGGAGGAGCATGCGCGGCTGCAGCGGGCCTATGCCCGGCTCGGCTACCGCCTGCTGGCGCTGCCGAGGACCGGGGTCGCGGCGCGGGCCGAGGCGCTGCTGCGGGCGCTGGGCGCCGCCTAG
- a CDS encoding nucleoside hydrolase — MTDTAPRRVLMDCDPGTDDALALWLALASPEIDLRLVTVAGGNVGLERTLPNARAVLGLAGATVPLLAGADRPLIGRFRPETRVHGQDGLAGVVLPEGKPAAPGLAADALRAALREAAPGSLTLLGIAPATNLALALATEPELADRVAEIVLMTGALGEGNWTEAAEFNAAMDPEALALLLQAGPPVTLATLELTAQALVTPERIARLRGQGGGQGGGRCLAAALAILEAVPPSRRFGHRGAPLHDPCAVAWLVAPQLFTHRAVAAEVVLDGRDRGRTRIDRWGRGTAPRNARLLEGLDADGFFALLGDRLAALP; from the coding sequence ATGACCGACACCGCCCCGCGCCGCGTGCTGATGGATTGCGACCCGGGCACGGATGACGCCCTGGCGCTGTGGCTGGCCCTGGCCTCGCCCGAGATCGATCTGCGCCTGGTCACCGTCGCCGGTGGCAATGTCGGGCTGGAGCGCACCCTGCCCAATGCGCGCGCCGTGCTCGGCCTGGCCGGCGCCACCGTGCCGCTGCTGGCCGGGGCCGACCGGCCGCTGATCGGCCGCTTCCGCCCCGAGACGCGGGTGCATGGCCAGGACGGGCTGGCCGGTGTGGTGCTGCCCGAAGGAAAACCCGCCGCGCCGGGCCTGGCCGCCGATGCGCTGCGCGCGGCGCTGCGGGAGGCGGCGCCCGGCAGCCTCACCCTGCTCGGCATCGCGCCCGCCACCAACCTGGCGCTGGCCCTGGCGACCGAGCCGGAGCTGGCCGACCGCGTCGCCGAGATCGTGCTGATGACCGGCGCGCTGGGCGAGGGCAACTGGACCGAGGCCGCCGAATTCAACGCCGCCATGGATCCGGAGGCGCTGGCGCTGCTGCTGCAGGCCGGCCCCCCGGTGACGCTGGCGACGCTGGAGCTGACCGCCCAGGCGCTGGTGACGCCGGAGCGCATCGCCCGCCTGCGTGGCCAGGGGGGCGGCCAGGGGGGCGGGCGCTGCCTGGCGGCGGCGCTGGCGATCCTGGAGGCGGTGCCGCCCTCGCGCCGCTTCGGCCATCGCGGCGCGCCGCTGCACGATCCCTGCGCCGTCGCCTGGCTGGTGGCGCCGCAGCTCTTCACCCATCGCGCGGTGGCGGCGGAGGTGGTGCTGGACGGGCGCGACCGCGGCCGCACCCGCATCGACCGCTGGGGCCGCGGCACGGCGCCGCGCAATGCCCGGCTGCTGGAGGGGCTGGACGCCGACGGCTTCTTCGCCCTGCTGGGCGACCGGTTGGCGGCGCTGCCCTGA
- a CDS encoding ABC transporter substrate-binding protein: MSSPRLGPLAAILLAAPLLLLQPGAALAQAVASTPAQETLRIGMEGGPTSLDPHYASIITNIAYSRHVFQPLVQQDHRQQLRPAIATAWRAVNELTWEFRLDPAARFHDGSPVTAEDVAFTLRRAGDVPNSPSSFRVYTRPIAAVEAVDPTTILIRTTAPTPLLPNYLSLVMIVSKAQGEAATTADYNSGRAMIGTGPYRHVSWQPGSPLVLQRNEEFAGPKPDFARVEFRPIANAGARVAALTAGDVDLIEIVPPDQFRRLGSDARFATAESPSNRLLFLTLDSDRVDSPHVRARDGGPIANPLRDPRVRRALSIAINRDALVQRVLQGQGVPAGDLGPAGYFGTSPDLTPPPYDLEGAKRLLAEAGYAQGFALQVNGPNDRFVNDEQVVQAIAQMWTRLGLVASVETRPRGVWLAEAAQLKYSVNLAGFSPNPEVLGMLETQIHSWNPSLGLGTANRGRFSNTDLDGLIQKARQTMDDAERAALTQQATRAALRDQTALIPLYFQVNTWAMRRGLAYEARTDEMTLAMSARRAP; the protein is encoded by the coding sequence ATGTCCAGCCCGCGTCTCGGCCCGCTCGCCGCCATCCTCCTGGCGGCACCGCTGCTGTTGCTGCAGCCCGGCGCGGCCCTGGCCCAGGCGGTGGCGTCCACGCCGGCACAGGAGACGCTGCGCATCGGCATGGAGGGCGGGCCGACCAGCCTCGACCCGCATTACGCCAGCATCATCACCAACATCGCCTATAGCCGGCATGTCTTCCAGCCGCTGGTGCAGCAGGACCACCGGCAGCAGCTGCGCCCGGCCATCGCCACCGCCTGGCGCGCGGTCAATGAGCTGACCTGGGAATTCCGCCTCGACCCCGCGGCGCGCTTCCACGATGGCAGCCCGGTGACGGCGGAGGATGTCGCCTTCACCCTGCGCCGCGCCGGCGACGTGCCGAACTCGCCCTCCTCCTTCCGCGTCTACACCAGGCCGATCGCGGCGGTGGAGGCGGTGGATCCGACGACGATCCTGATCCGCACCACGGCGCCGACGCCGCTGCTGCCCAACTACCTGTCGCTGGTGATGATCGTCTCCAAGGCGCAGGGCGAGGCGGCGACGACGGCCGATTACAACAGCGGCCGCGCCATGATCGGCACCGGGCCGTACCGGCATGTCTCCTGGCAGCCGGGCAGCCCGCTCGTCTTGCAGCGCAATGAGGAGTTCGCCGGCCCGAAGCCGGATTTCGCCCGCGTCGAGTTCCGCCCCATCGCCAATGCCGGCGCCCGCGTCGCGGCGCTCACCGCCGGCGATGTCGACCTGATCGAGATCGTGCCGCCGGACCAGTTCCGCCGCCTGGGCAGCGATGCCCGCTTCGCCACCGCCGAGAGCCCGTCCAACCGCCTGCTGTTCCTGACGCTGGACAGCGACCGCGTCGACAGCCCGCATGTGCGCGCCCGCGATGGCGGGCCGATCGCCAACCCGCTGCGCGACCCGCGGGTGCGCCGGGCGCTGTCGATTGCCATCAACCGCGACGCGCTGGTGCAGCGCGTGCTGCAGGGCCAGGGCGTGCCGGCCGGCGATCTGGGCCCGGCCGGCTATTTCGGCACCTCCCCCGACCTGACGCCGCCGCCCTACGACCTCGAAGGGGCGAAGCGCCTGCTGGCCGAGGCCGGCTATGCCCAGGGCTTCGCGCTGCAGGTGAACGGGCCGAATGACCGCTTCGTCAATGACGAGCAGGTGGTGCAGGCCATCGCCCAGATGTGGACCCGGCTCGGCCTGGTGGCCAGTGTCGAGACCCGGCCGCGCGGCGTCTGGCTGGCCGAGGCGGCGCAGCTGAAATACTCGGTCAACCTGGCCGGCTTCTCGCCCAACCCCGAGGTGCTGGGCATGCTGGAGACGCAGATCCATAGCTGGAACCCGTCGCTCGGCCTCGGCACCGCCAATCGCGGCCGGTTCAGCAACACCGACCTCGACGGGCTGATCCAGAAGGCGCGCCAGACCATGGACGATGCCGAGCGCGCCGCGCTGACGCAGCAGGCGACCCGCGCCGCGCTGCGCGACCAGACGGCGCTGATCCCGCTCTATTTCCAGGTCAACACCTGGGCGATGCGGCGCGGCCTCGCCTATGAGGCGCGCACCGACGAGATGACGCTGGCGATGAGCGCGCGCCGAGCGCCCTGA